In Duganella zoogloeoides, a single genomic region encodes these proteins:
- a CDS encoding beta strand repeat-containing protein, which translates to MKQFSSKQALAVGLTPLLLSLAVANAYAADAVRTGNAGQHGADATAPLAAGAAGTAGQSLTINPGNAGTLYNRLTVIGGRGGNGGAGGPPLQEGDADAGTGGSGGHGGAASATTLDLTGYAGASALGGDGGHAGATPGFFNFTPADPAYGNGGDGGAASSKATTTAVGNATALAVAVGGIGGDANGGAVGIAGVGGAATAAARATSLTGNVSATAEATGGAGGNGAAIAWRGARGGNATLTNAARGTTTGGTVTLTQRATGGKGGNNSEITIPPFQDLAADVRGGKAVSTLVLEDHAASALTLDISSLGGDGGNPAFGTAYDGGAAASALTLTAGRSGAGIDALVTAAGGASGFQYNNGGMGGAATASADLRGKGAVNGRVLATGGNGGYGGNATASLRASGAGTVRGTVEANGGAGQDNRSVLDKNNYGAATANLALSGDGAQGGSFSNGSYATSNTTVSGTGMQAVDVQSQAVSNGASPLNLGAAIANTVVNTVRAGVAAGTAAVRAVSVALGGERIETATATTDVRAAGDIVASSRAVGGYTSNGAIDSLAGTSLSKARAVTSGAHNVSVTSTALSNIGDASGARAFRGDATANAYGRSGSGIVESVAVARGGISSYTVAESSSHANAAATAVTTRAGGVSLARAEGEALTLNVKATAQGIAASGGAVTYAAGASSARGNLAQTSASSQFRASAFALPQLAAVSTMSAHVGAGPVDAAALGLGVNVAAAIPTVLGTGVHAAGIEALIDDNPTVLTTSGEFSFATDSAQRLLLGFVSSTFAGAGFDALDLTISNNGVTLLSQSFTTLAAANLFFNDHVLDLGLFGAGNQHLVINSSMTYAQQGAYAFNYVLGGGSSFNTSALGVAMLDNVSAVPEPSAWLMMSLGMGGMLLVARRRRKASAA; encoded by the coding sequence ATGAAACAATTCTCTTCAAAGCAGGCTCTGGCCGTCGGACTGACGCCGTTGTTGCTGTCGCTGGCAGTCGCCAATGCTTACGCGGCCGACGCGGTACGCACCGGTAATGCCGGCCAGCATGGCGCCGACGCGACCGCGCCACTCGCCGCTGGCGCCGCCGGCACGGCCGGCCAGTCGCTGACCATCAACCCCGGCAATGCCGGCACCCTGTATAACCGTCTGACCGTCATTGGCGGCCGCGGTGGCAATGGCGGCGCGGGCGGCCCGCCGCTGCAGGAAGGCGACGCCGACGCCGGCACCGGCGGCAGCGGCGGTCACGGCGGCGCGGCCAGCGCCACCACGCTCGACCTGACCGGTTACGCCGGCGCCAGCGCGCTCGGCGGCGACGGCGGCCATGCCGGCGCCACGCCCGGCTTTTTCAACTTCACGCCTGCCGATCCCGCTTACGGTAACGGCGGCGATGGCGGTGCGGCCAGCAGCAAGGCCACCACGACCGCCGTCGGCAATGCCACCGCGCTGGCGGTGGCCGTGGGCGGCATCGGCGGCGACGCCAACGGCGGCGCGGTCGGTATTGCCGGTGTCGGCGGCGCAGCTACTGCTGCCGCCCGCGCCACTTCGCTCACCGGCAACGTTTCGGCGACGGCCGAAGCCACCGGCGGCGCGGGCGGCAACGGCGCCGCCATCGCCTGGCGCGGCGCACGCGGCGGCAACGCCACGTTGACCAATGCCGCGCGCGGCACCACCACTGGCGGCACTGTCACATTGACCCAGCGCGCCACGGGCGGCAAGGGCGGCAATAATTCGGAAATCACGATTCCGCCGTTCCAGGACTTGGCGGCCGATGTCCGTGGCGGTAAAGCGGTCTCCACGCTGGTGTTGGAGGACCACGCGGCAAGCGCGCTGACGCTCGATATCTCAAGCCTCGGCGGTGACGGTGGCAACCCGGCTTTTGGAACAGCGTACGACGGCGGGGCCGCGGCCAGCGCCCTGACGCTTACCGCTGGCCGCAGCGGCGCCGGCATCGACGCGCTGGTGACCGCCGCTGGCGGCGCGAGCGGGTTCCAGTATAACAACGGCGGCATGGGTGGTGCCGCTACCGCCAGCGCCGACTTGCGCGGCAAGGGCGCGGTCAATGGCCGCGTGCTGGCCACTGGCGGCAATGGCGGCTACGGCGGCAATGCCACCGCCTCGCTGCGCGCCAGCGGCGCCGGTACCGTGCGCGGCACGGTCGAGGCCAACGGTGGCGCGGGCCAGGATAACCGGTCCGTGCTTGACAAAAACAACTACGGCGCGGCGACGGCCAACCTGGCACTGTCGGGCGACGGCGCCCAGGGCGGCAGCTTCAGCAACGGCAGCTACGCCACCAGCAATACCACGGTGTCGGGCACCGGCATGCAGGCGGTCGATGTGCAGTCGCAGGCGGTGTCCAACGGCGCCAGCCCCCTCAATCTCGGCGCGGCAATCGCCAATACGGTTGTCAACACGGTGCGCGCCGGCGTCGCTGCCGGCACTGCCGCCGTGCGCGCCGTCTCGGTCGCCCTGGGAGGCGAACGGATCGAAACCGCCACGGCGACCACCGACGTACGCGCTGCGGGCGACATCGTCGCCAGCAGCAGGGCAGTGGGCGGTTACACCAGCAACGGCGCCATCGACTCGCTGGCCGGCACATCCTTGAGCAAGGCGAGAGCGGTGACCAGCGGCGCGCACAACGTCAGCGTCACGTCCACCGCGCTCAGCAACATCGGCGACGCCAGTGGCGCGCGGGCGTTCCGGGGCGACGCCACTGCCAATGCCTACGGCCGTTCCGGCAGCGGCATTGTCGAGAGCGTCGCGGTGGCGCGCGGTGGCATTTCCAGCTACACCGTTGCCGAAAGCAGCAGCCATGCCAATGCTGCCGCCACAGCGGTCACCACCCGCGCCGGCGGTGTCAGCCTGGCGCGTGCCGAAGGCGAGGCGTTGACCCTGAACGTCAAGGCCACCGCGCAAGGCATCGCGGCAAGCGGCGGCGCAGTCACCTATGCGGCCGGCGCCAGCAGCGCGCGCGGCAACCTGGCGCAGACTTCGGCCTCGAGCCAGTTCCGCGCCAGCGCTTTCGCGTTGCCGCAACTGGCAGCCGTTTCCACCATGTCGGCGCATGTTGGCGCCGGTCCGGTCGATGCTGCCGCGCTGGGCCTGGGCGTCAATGTCGCCGCGGCGATTCCGACCGTGCTGGGCACGGGCGTGCACGCGGCCGGTATCGAAGCGCTCATCGACGACAACCCGACCGTGCTGACCACGTCGGGCGAATTCAGCTTTGCCACCGACAGCGCGCAGCGCCTGCTGCTGGGCTTTGTATCGTCCACCTTCGCTGGCGCCGGTTTCGATGCGCTCGATCTCACCATCAGCAACAATGGCGTGACCCTGCTGTCGCAAAGCTTCACCACGCTCGCTGCCGCCAACCTGTTCTTCAACGACCACGTGCTGGACCTGGGCCTGTTTGGCGCCGGCAACCAGCACCTGGTGATCAACTCGTCGATGACGTATGCCCAGCAAGGTGCGTACGCGTTCAACTATGTGCTCGGCGGCGGATCGTCGTTCAACACCTCGGCGCTCGGTGTGGCGATGCTCGACAATGTGTCGGCAGTGCCGGAACCATCGGCCTGGCTGATGATGAGCCTGGGCATGGGCGGCATGTTGCTGGTGGCGCGCCGCCGCCGTAAGGCATCGGCTGCCTGA
- a CDS encoding helix-turn-helix domain-containing protein — protein sequence MDTVEDFPGTYRSQTLGALTVTQAAGARHSVQRDSPLRTGSNEPYLLVIWQRRGTATLVQHGSALRLVPGDMLVHEAGQPYRLDFEGPFEVTVARIPAAPMRSLCPLVDTLLGVVQNCRQPQVALLTAMADCHVATDYAALPRAAALHAAEALRQTLAACALGAVVAEQQRRPSMSQYHLGRIRQYALKRIGDSSLSINELVEALGISAAHIHRLFAGEAQSFSTWLWDTRLKLCHLALRAPECSGQPISQIAYQFGFSHPAHFSRAYRNHFGMTPSAWRAGAPAAADHAATRRR from the coding sequence ATGGATACTGTCGAAGATTTTCCCGGCACGTACCGCAGCCAGACGCTTGGCGCGCTGACGGTGACGCAAGCGGCGGGCGCGCGCCACAGCGTGCAGCGCGACAGCCCCTTGCGCACTGGTAGCAATGAACCGTATTTATTGGTGATCTGGCAGCGGCGCGGCACCGCCACGCTGGTGCAGCACGGCAGCGCATTGCGGCTGGTCCCCGGCGACATGCTGGTGCACGAAGCGGGACAACCGTACCGGCTGGATTTCGAGGGGCCGTTCGAGGTAACAGTAGCGCGAATACCGGCAGCGCCGATGCGCAGCCTGTGCCCGCTAGTCGATACCCTGCTGGGCGTGGTGCAAAATTGCCGCCAGCCGCAGGTGGCGCTGTTGACGGCGATGGCCGATTGTCACGTCGCCACCGACTACGCCGCCCTGCCCCGGGCGGCGGCATTGCACGCGGCGGAGGCGTTGCGGCAAACCCTGGCCGCCTGCGCGCTGGGCGCGGTGGTGGCCGAGCAGCAGCGCCGGCCCAGCATGAGCCAGTACCACCTGGGCCGCATCCGCCAGTACGCGCTCAAGCGGATCGGCGACAGCAGCTTGTCGATCAACGAGCTGGTGGAAGCGCTCGGCATTTCAGCCGCGCACATCCACCGCCTGTTCGCGGGCGAGGCGCAAAGCTTCAGCACCTGGCTGTGGGACACGCGGTTGAAATTGTGCCACCTGGCCTTGCGCGCGCCTGAATGCAGCGGCCAGCCGATCAGCCAGATCGCCTACCAGTTCGGCTTCAGCCATCCCGCGCATTTTTCACGCGCCTACCGCAATCACTTCGGCATGACGCCGAGCGCCTGGCGCGCCGGCGCGCCGGCGGCCGCCGACCACGCAGCCACCCGGCGCCGCTAG
- a CDS encoding PEP-CTERM sorting domain-containing protein: MFRPLPAVSYRALSPLLVSLLMAVAADSAQAGQTVRVGAAGAAGAPAQPPATGHGGDGVAGESVQFAVVSSDAYNVLTLTGGHGGAGGDGYTQMPWPADDWPPPQGLGGAGGAGGAANGALAAQRARGAVSAATVTLGGNGAQGGADGCCMLGVGEGGTGGAATSAARAATGAGVARVLAQATGGSGGVSREGGAAHATASAVSAAGAASGQVIAQGGSGGSGRPTAYGLTFNPGAGGNASAILALAGTGTVNGAVLATGGDAGSAYTGWGQVGAADATLELRGAGATGSATAINGHGAGSAVATSVARAVTTGAVVVDITSTARGSLNSAGAASVDVDAGYSGAAAGNAAVTGRALATGGADYQANNSATLILRGNGAIIGVSEARGADGWDSGSCYNGCAGGASASSVATGATRGSGNVAITALAVGGAPNLDGVIPTGGGATAAASGQSGSGVVTVTARARSYSSYSSDEPFVNPEVRASAITTAAGGSSYAQAIQESLVPYGEYRVLAEASSVGKGGARAVATGISSPGGYGGMLESRASASGAGLRVSTYNQLWALSRDASVVSDVSVGGVLQGLPASDGSTALVSSATGLPAQADVAGLLGASPTLAATDASWLGAGAFAYSSNTMALVSTSETQYTFATADGQRLLVGLFGGPSQSGGDLGLNFSVSNNGTLLFTRSLLVDELTPFFTDRLLDLGLLGSGLQNLTIATQWYGSAFGGDAAGYGFRYVMGVSPVPEPSTWLAMLLGLGTLAMVARRRKG, translated from the coding sequence ATGTTCCGCCCCCTCCCCGCGGTAAGCTATCGCGCCCTGTCTCCCTTGCTGGTGTCGCTGCTGATGGCCGTTGCCGCCGATTCTGCCCAGGCCGGCCAGACCGTGCGCGTGGGCGCCGCTGGTGCTGCCGGTGCGCCGGCGCAGCCACCGGCCACCGGTCACGGTGGCGATGGCGTGGCAGGCGAAAGCGTCCAGTTCGCCGTCGTCAGCAGCGATGCATACAACGTACTCACGCTCACTGGCGGCCATGGCGGCGCCGGTGGCGACGGCTACACGCAGATGCCCTGGCCTGCGGACGACTGGCCGCCGCCACAAGGCCTGGGTGGCGCCGGCGGCGCCGGCGGTGCTGCCAATGGCGCACTGGCAGCGCAGCGCGCGCGAGGCGCCGTCAGCGCCGCCACGGTCACGCTTGGCGGCAATGGCGCCCAGGGCGGCGCCGACGGTTGCTGCATGCTCGGGGTGGGCGAGGGCGGCACCGGTGGCGCCGCGACCAGCGCTGCTCGGGCCGCCACCGGCGCAGGCGTCGCCCGCGTCCTGGCGCAAGCGACCGGCGGCAGCGGAGGCGTCAGTCGCGAAGGCGGTGCCGCCCATGCCACGGCGAGCGCGGTGTCTGCAGCCGGCGCCGCCAGCGGCCAGGTCATTGCCCAGGGCGGAAGCGGCGGTAGCGGCCGGCCCACGGCATATGGGCTCACTTTCAATCCCGGCGCTGGCGGCAATGCCAGCGCCATCCTGGCGCTGGCTGGCACCGGCACTGTCAATGGCGCAGTGCTGGCCACCGGCGGCGACGCTGGCAGCGCCTATACCGGCTGGGGGCAGGTGGGTGCGGCCGACGCCACACTCGAACTGCGCGGCGCGGGTGCAACCGGCAGCGCCACTGCCATCAACGGCCACGGCGCTGGCAGCGCGGTGGCCACCAGCGTGGCGCGGGCAGTGACGACGGGAGCGGTGGTGGTGGATATCACCTCGACCGCGCGGGGCAGCCTTAATTCTGCCGGCGCTGCCAGCGTTGACGTCGATGCCGGTTACAGCGGCGCTGCCGCGGGCAACGCCGCGGTCACGGGGCGGGCGCTGGCGACCGGCGGCGCGGACTACCAGGCCAACAACAGCGCTACCCTGATCCTGCGCGGAAACGGCGCCATCATCGGTGTCAGCGAAGCGCGTGGCGCCGACGGCTGGGACAGCGGCAGCTGCTACAACGGTTGTGCAGGGGGCGCCAGCGCCTCCAGCGTTGCCACCGGTGCCACGCGCGGCAGCGGCAATGTCGCCATCACGGCGCTGGCAGTAGGCGGCGCGCCGAACCTGGACGGCGTGATACCGACCGGCGGCGGCGCCACGGCGGCGGCCAGCGGCCAGTCCGGCAGCGGCGTGGTCACCGTGACGGCCCGCGCCCGCTCCTACTCGTCGTATTCATCCGACGAACCGTTTGTCAATCCGGAGGTAAGGGCCAGCGCCATCACTACAGCCGCAGGCGGTTCCAGCTACGCCCAGGCCATCCAGGAAAGCCTGGTCCCGTACGGCGAATACAGGGTCCTGGCCGAGGCATCCAGTGTGGGCAAGGGCGGCGCCCGGGCGGTGGCGACCGGCATCAGCAGCCCGGGCGGTTACGGCGGCATGCTGGAGAGCCGCGCCAGCGCCAGCGGCGCCGGCTTGAGGGTGTCCACCTATAACCAGCTGTGGGCGCTGTCGCGCGACGCCAGCGTGGTCAGCGACGTCAGCGTTGGCGGCGTGCTGCAGGGCTTGCCGGCCAGCGATGGCAGTACCGCGCTGGTGTCGTCTGCGACCGGCTTGCCGGCCCAGGCAGACGTCGCCGGCTTGCTCGGTGCCAGCCCGACCCTGGCCGCCACCGATGCCAGCTGGCTGGGCGCCGGAGCGTTTGCCTATTCCTCGAACACTATGGCGCTGGTATCGACCAGCGAGACGCAATATACGTTCGCGACCGCAGACGGCCAGCGTTTGCTCGTGGGTTTGTTCGGTGGGCCAAGCCAGTCAGGCGGTGACCTTGGACTCAATTTTTCTGTCAGTAATAACGGCACGCTGTTGTTCACGCGCTCCCTGCTCGTTGACGAGCTCACGCCGTTCTTCACCGACCGCCTGCTTGACCTCGGGCTGCTGGGCAGCGGGCTGCAAAACCTGACCATCGCCACCCAGTGGTACGGCAGCGCCTTCGGTGGCGATGCTGCCGGCTATGGCTTCCGTTACGTGATGGGCGTATCGCCGGTGCCGGAACCGTCCACCTGGCTGGCGATGCTGCTGGGCCTGGGTACGCTGGCGATGGTGGCGCGCCGGCGCAAGGGGTGA
- a CDS encoding HD-GYP domain-containing protein has protein sequence MADLDPGTPSASVLHLLNVCNRRLEHLLENLRNEPDAEGALRQIAADVVHAVEQHADIALAAILLNQIAGSYAVRHCIETAVVVVVMARRLGKTGADTLTLTAAALTMNVGMLRHQDTFQDKHTPLSSEELAVVRRHPEDSANLLQCAGVQDDDWISCVLLHHENDDGSGYPAGIASPEVTLNAKLLSLADRYCAQVSARNYRRSILPDAAIRNLREDRASPVDPELLALFHDELGDYPPGCLVRLHGGEIGVVTRRGSNGAAQVICLRDAAGVAVAAEARPLPATAIAAAITEDDADTRFSMKQVWGAQASL, from the coding sequence ATGGCCGACCTCGATCCTGGTACGCCATCGGCCTCGGTGCTGCACCTGCTCAATGTCTGCAACCGCCGGCTCGAACACCTGCTGGAAAACCTGCGCAACGAACCCGATGCCGAGGGCGCGTTGCGGCAGATTGCCGCCGACGTGGTCCACGCCGTCGAGCAACACGCGGACATTGCTCTGGCCGCCATCCTGCTCAACCAGATCGCCGGCAGCTACGCCGTGCGCCACTGTATCGAAACGGCCGTGGTCGTCGTGGTCATGGCGCGCCGGCTCGGTAAAACCGGCGCCGACACGCTGACCCTCACGGCTGCCGCGCTGACCATGAACGTGGGCATGCTGCGCCATCAGGACACGTTCCAGGACAAGCACACGCCGCTATCGAGCGAAGAGCTGGCCGTCGTACGGCGCCACCCCGAAGATTCGGCCAACCTGCTGCAATGCGCGGGCGTGCAGGACGACGATTGGATTTCATGCGTGCTACTGCACCACGAAAACGACGACGGCAGCGGCTATCCGGCCGGTATCGCCAGCCCGGAAGTGACGCTCAACGCCAAGCTGCTGAGCCTGGCCGACCGGTATTGCGCGCAAGTGTCGGCCCGAAACTACCGGCGCTCGATCCTGCCCGACGCCGCCATCCGCAACCTGCGCGAAGACCGCGCCAGCCCGGTCGATCCGGAACTGCTGGCACTCTTCCATGACGAACTGGGCGACTATCCGCCCGGCTGCCTGGTGCGCTTGCATGGCGGCGAAATCGGCGTGGTCACCCGCCGAGGCAGCAACGGTGCGGCACAGGTGATCTGCCTGCGCGATGCGGCCGGCGTGGCAGTTGCCGCCGAAGCCAGACCGCTGCCGGCCACGGCCATCGCCGCAGCGATCACCGAAGACGATGCCGACACCCGCTTCAGCATGAAGCAGGTATGGGGCGCGCAAGCCAGCCTGTAG
- a CDS encoding pyridoxal phosphate-dependent aminotransferase: MTSSQPSSSTIDSPVLASRLPAVGTTVFTRMSMLAAQVDAVNLGQGFPDFPCERSLLDAVTDAMQADFNQYPPMSGVPALRAAIAAKIAHLYGQQYDANDITITAGATQGLTTAILCCVHPGDEVIVIEPVYDSYVPAITLAGGTAVCVQMDMRASGYTVPWAKVAAAVSSRTRLIVINTPHNPTGSILRGSDMHALADIVRGTNILILSDEVYEHMVFDGQRHESVCRHPELAARAFVVSSFGKTYHVTGWKIGYVAAPPALTAEFRKVHQYNVFSVNTPMQHGIASYMADPQPYLQLPAFYQRKRDLFRDGLAGTRFELLPADGTYFQCVRYDKISSQTEAEFAEWLTTEIKVAAIPVSAFYQHGIESGIVRFCFAKQDATLALALARLAAI; encoded by the coding sequence ATGACTAGCAGCCAACCCAGCAGCAGCACCATAGACTCCCCCGTCCTTGCCAGCCGCCTGCCGGCCGTCGGCACCACCGTGTTTACCCGCATGTCGATGCTGGCCGCGCAAGTGGACGCCGTCAACCTGGGCCAGGGCTTCCCCGATTTTCCATGCGAACGCAGCCTGCTCGATGCCGTCACGGACGCGATGCAGGCCGACTTCAACCAGTATCCGCCCATGAGCGGCGTGCCGGCTTTGCGCGCGGCGATTGCCGCCAAGATCGCCCATTTGTACGGCCAGCAGTACGACGCCAACGACATCACGATTACCGCCGGCGCCACCCAGGGGCTGACCACCGCCATCCTGTGCTGCGTGCACCCGGGCGACGAAGTAATCGTGATCGAACCCGTGTACGACAGCTATGTGCCGGCGATTACCCTGGCGGGCGGCACCGCCGTATGCGTGCAGATGGACATGCGCGCCAGCGGCTACACGGTGCCGTGGGCCAAGGTGGCAGCCGCCGTCAGCAGCCGCACCCGGCTGATCGTCATCAACACCCCGCACAATCCCACCGGCAGCATCTTGCGCGGCTCGGACATGCATGCGCTGGCCGACATCGTGCGCGGCACCAATATATTGATCCTGTCCGACGAGGTGTACGAACACATGGTATTCGACGGCCAGCGCCACGAGTCCGTGTGCCGCCACCCGGAACTGGCAGCGCGCGCGTTCGTGGTGTCGTCGTTCGGCAAAACGTACCATGTCACCGGCTGGAAGATCGGCTACGTGGCCGCGCCGCCCGCGCTCACGGCCGAGTTCCGCAAGGTGCACCAATACAATGTGTTCAGCGTGAATACGCCGATGCAACATGGCATCGCCAGCTACATGGCCGATCCGCAGCCGTACTTGCAGCTGCCGGCGTTTTACCAGCGCAAGCGCGATTTGTTCCGCGATGGCCTGGCCGGCACCCGCTTCGAATTGCTGCCGGCCGACGGCACGTATTTCCAGTGCGTGCGCTACGATAAAATTTCGTCGCAGACCGAGGCCGAATTTGCCGAGTGGCTCACCACCGAAATCAAGGTGGCGGCAATTCCCGTTTCGGCGTTCTACCAGCACGGCATCGAGTCGGGCATCGTCCGCTTCTGCTTTGCCAAGCAGGACGCCACGCTGGCGCTGGCCCTGGCGCGCCTGGCCGCCATCTAG
- a CDS encoding putative toxin-antitoxin system toxin component, PIN family — protein MIPVPRIIIDTNVCLDLFVFRDPRWAALLDALETGKVEAVTRADCRDEYNIVLHYKHLPLDDDSRPLAAARFDQLIRVVAPAESGVRLPVCTDRDDQKFLEVARDAQASVLITKDKALLKLGKRLVKAGMFKVVVPEKWSLEG, from the coding sequence ATGATACCCGTTCCCCGCATCATCATCGACACCAACGTCTGCCTCGACCTGTTCGTCTTCAGGGACCCGCGCTGGGCCGCGCTGCTCGATGCGCTCGAGACCGGCAAGGTCGAAGCCGTCACCCGCGCCGACTGCCGCGACGAATACAATATCGTGCTGCACTACAAGCATCTGCCGCTCGACGACGACAGCCGGCCGCTGGCCGCCGCCCGCTTCGACCAGTTGATCCGCGTGGTGGCGCCGGCCGAATCGGGCGTGCGCCTGCCCGTGTGCACCGACCGCGACGACCAGAAATTCCTCGAAGTGGCGCGCGACGCCCAGGCCAGCGTCTTGATCACCAAGGACAAGGCGCTGCTCAAGCTGGGCAAGCGCCTGGTCAAGGCCGGCATGTTCAAGGTGGTGGTGCCCGAGAAGTGGTCGCTCGAAGGGTGA
- the yaaA gene encoding peroxide stress protein YaaA has translation MLIVLSPAKSLDLETPPTTKLVSQPAFLDQSALLIERLREFSPDQIGELMDLSDKLSSLNVGRYASWTKDTAEGRQAIMAFNGDVYAGFDAYSLSAKQIDYAQAHVRILSGLYGMLRPLDLIHPHRLEMGTRLVTSRGKNLYDFWGETQTRALNALAAEQGAKALVNLASEEYFKSVKPKQLDIPVITPQFEDYKGGKYKIISFYAKRARGLMARYATVKGLSDPQKLKKFDVDGYAFDAQDSSETTWIFRRKVAE, from the coding sequence ATGTTGATAGTGCTGTCGCCCGCCAAAAGTCTCGACCTCGAAACCCCTCCCACGACCAAGTTAGTTTCCCAACCTGCGTTTCTCGACCAGTCGGCCCTGCTGATCGAGCGCCTGCGCGAATTTTCGCCTGACCAGATCGGCGAGCTGATGGACCTGTCCGACAAGCTGTCGTCGCTCAACGTGGGCCGTTACGCCTCGTGGACCAAGGACACGGCCGAAGGCCGCCAGGCCATCATGGCCTTCAACGGCGACGTCTATGCCGGCTTCGACGCCTACAGCTTGAGCGCCAAACAGATCGATTACGCCCAGGCCCACGTGCGCATCCTGTCCGGGCTGTACGGCATGCTGCGTCCGCTCGACCTGATCCACCCGCACCGGCTGGAAATGGGCACGCGCCTGGTTACGTCACGCGGCAAGAACCTGTACGACTTCTGGGGCGAGACCCAGACCCGCGCGCTCAATGCGCTGGCGGCCGAGCAGGGCGCGAAAGCGCTGGTCAACCTGGCATCCGAAGAATATTTCAAGTCGGTCAAACCGAAGCAGCTCGATATCCCGGTGATCACGCCGCAGTTCGAGGACTATAAAGGCGGCAAGTACAAGATCATCTCGTTCTACGCCAAGCGCGCGCGCGGTTTGATGGCGCGTTACGCCACCGTCAAGGGACTGAGCGACCCGCAAAAACTGAAAAAATTCGACGTGGACGGGTACGCGTTCGATGCGCAGGATTCAAGCGAGACGACGTGGATTTTCCGGCGGAAGGTGGCGGAGTAA
- a CDS encoding outer membrane protein assembly factor BamD: MQKKLSVVAATLVMLSLSACGVFSDKTDETKGWTASKLYSEATEELEGAHYERAIQLYERLESSYPFGTYAQQAQMQIAYAYYKSQDQAQALAAVERFIKLHPNHNNVDYMYYLRGLVNFNDQVGLLNFVYEQDVTERDPKATREAYAAFKQLVDKFPNSKYTPDARQRMRYLVNAMASYEVHVARYYYRRGAYLAAANRAMGIMDDYRDSPSIEEALFIMIRSYDKLGMTELRNDTERVFRLNYPNSKFLDEGKKAERHWWKFWSSK, encoded by the coding sequence ATGCAAAAAAAATTATCGGTAGTCGCAGCAACGTTAGTGATGCTTAGTTTGTCGGCGTGCGGAGTGTTCTCGGACAAGACGGACGAAACAAAGGGCTGGACCGCTTCGAAATTATACTCGGAGGCGACCGAAGAACTCGAAGGAGCGCACTACGAGCGCGCAATTCAGCTGTACGAGCGCCTCGAATCGAGCTATCCGTTCGGTACCTACGCCCAGCAGGCGCAGATGCAGATCGCCTATGCCTACTACAAGTCGCAGGACCAGGCGCAAGCGCTGGCAGCGGTCGAGCGCTTCATCAAGCTGCATCCCAATCACAACAACGTCGATTATATGTACTATCTGCGCGGCTTGGTCAACTTCAACGACCAGGTTGGCTTGTTGAACTTTGTCTACGAGCAGGACGTCACCGAGCGCGACCCGAAGGCCACGCGCGAGGCGTACGCGGCGTTCAAGCAGCTGGTGGACAAGTTCCCTAACAGCAAGTACACGCCGGACGCCCGCCAGCGCATGCGCTACCTGGTCAACGCCATGGCGTCGTACGAAGTGCACGTGGCGCGCTACTACTACCGTCGCGGCGCCTACCTGGCAGCGGCCAACCGCGCCATGGGCATCATGGACGACTACCGCGATTCGCCATCGATCGAGGAAGCGCTGTTCATCATGATCCGCAGCTACGACAAGCTGGGCATGACCGAACTGCGCAACGACACCGAACGCGTCTTCCGCCTGAACTACCCGAACAGCAAGTTCCTCGACGAAGGCAAGAAGGCCGAGCGTCACTGGTGGAAGTTCTGGAGCAGCAAATAA